One genomic window of Octopus bimaculoides isolate UCB-OBI-ISO-001 chromosome 2, ASM119413v2, whole genome shotgun sequence includes the following:
- the LOC106884233 gene encoding hydroxylysine kinase isoform X1: protein MFRVSREFSWKHYDQLHQVPTSTKMDFVDTSATPVVRDGLVNDIMSQLYGMEVVNFTEMESYIDRNYLVNVKKTHRNPYIKEVKPHGYVLKIFNGEESKDEDYFDACYFVVDYLREYNIPVPERIQRIDGKFQNRERLYNDTDDSDSEKNCHMIILLTFVPGVILSSVPLVPSLLYNVGKLLGRMSKLLQNFSHPFFQNRPQVIWNLEKLPILTKYLEFIEIENDRMLVEEVIETFKKEILPNISKYQKGHTHGDYSHMNIIVRKKHEEVESLHCNEKLCSVNINDTAGKIPSSPYGVSGIIDFGHTRYSYIVHDVAISIAYISLESKIIDSLDVGGHILAGYFSEIKLNSEELDALPVLICGRLAKSLTIGRYVYQQDTTNLYPLRTSAQGWPLIRKIWKTPKEVLLKRWNEIISSYGEN, encoded by the exons AGTACCAACTTCTACTAAGATGGATTTTGTTGACACCAGTGCAACACCAGTAGTTCGAGACGGTTTGGTAAATGATATCATGTCACAACTGTATGGAATGGAAGTAGTCAACTTCACTGAAATGGAAAGTTACATCGATCGAAATTATTTGGTTAATGTGAAGAAAACACACAGAAATCCGTACATTAAGGAGGTGAAACCTCATGGTTATGTGTTGAAAATCTTCAACGGAGAAGAATCAAAGGACGAAGATTATTTTG ATGCATGTTATTTTGTGGTTGACTATCTTCGAGAATATAATATTCCTGTTCCGGAAAGAATACAAAGAATTGATGGTAAATTCCAGAATAGAGAAAGATTATATAAtg atACGGACGACTCCGATTCAGAAAAGAATTGTCATATGATTATTCTCTTGACCTTCGTTCCTGGAGTAATTTTAAGTTCAGTACCTCTGGTTCCATCTCTGTTATATAATGTTGGAAAGCTACTTGGTCGTATGAGTAAGTTATTACAG AATTTCTCTCATCCGTTTTTCCAAAATAGACCTCAAGTTATTTGGAATCTGGAGAAACTACCTATACTGACTAAATACCTAGAGTTTATCGAAATTGAAAACGATCGAATGCTAGTCGAAGAGGTCATTGAAACTTTCAAAAAGGAAATTCTTCCAAATATCTCAAAATATCAGAAAG GTCATACCCATGGTGACTACAGTCATATGAATATCATAGTTAGAAAGAAACATGAGGAAGTCGAGTCACTGCATTGCAACGAAAAACTTTGTTCGGTGAACATTAATGATACGGCTGGAAAAATACCTTCGTCACCGTACGGCGTGTCTGGTATTATCGATTTTGGTCACACAAGATACTCGTACATAGTTCATGATGTTGCAATTTCTATTGCTTACATCTCACTGGAGAGCAAAATCATTGATTCATTAGATGTTGGTGGTCACATTTTAGCTGGTTACTTTTCGGAGATCAAATTGAATTCAGAGGAACTTGACGCTTTACCTGTTTTGATATGTGGTCGCCTTGCTAAGTCATTGACTATTGGAAGGTACGTATATCAACAAGATACTACAAACTTGTATCCACTGAGAACTTCTGCTCAAGGTTGGCCATTGATTCGTAAAATCTGGAAGACACCAAAAGAAGTCCTTTTGAAGAGATGGAATGAGATTATAAGCTCATATGGTGAAAATTAA
- the LOC106884233 gene encoding hydroxylysine kinase isoform X2: MDFVDTSATPVVRDGLVNDIMSQLYGMEVVNFTEMESYIDRNYLVNVKKTHRNPYIKEVKPHGYVLKIFNGEESKDEDYFDACYFVVDYLREYNIPVPERIQRIDGKFQNRERLYNDTDDSDSEKNCHMIILLTFVPGVILSSVPLVPSLLYNVGKLLGRMSKLLQNFSHPFFQNRPQVIWNLEKLPILTKYLEFIEIENDRMLVEEVIETFKKEILPNISKYQKGHTHGDYSHMNIIVRKKHEEVESLHCNEKLCSVNINDTAGKIPSSPYGVSGIIDFGHTRYSYIVHDVAISIAYISLESKIIDSLDVGGHILAGYFSEIKLNSEELDALPVLICGRLAKSLTIGRYVYQQDTTNLYPLRTSAQGWPLIRKIWKTPKEVLLKRWNEIISSYGEN; encoded by the exons ATGGATTTTGTTGACACCAGTGCAACACCAGTAGTTCGAGACGGTTTGGTAAATGATATCATGTCACAACTGTATGGAATGGAAGTAGTCAACTTCACTGAAATGGAAAGTTACATCGATCGAAATTATTTGGTTAATGTGAAGAAAACACACAGAAATCCGTACATTAAGGAGGTGAAACCTCATGGTTATGTGTTGAAAATCTTCAACGGAGAAGAATCAAAGGACGAAGATTATTTTG ATGCATGTTATTTTGTGGTTGACTATCTTCGAGAATATAATATTCCTGTTCCGGAAAGAATACAAAGAATTGATGGTAAATTCCAGAATAGAGAAAGATTATATAAtg atACGGACGACTCCGATTCAGAAAAGAATTGTCATATGATTATTCTCTTGACCTTCGTTCCTGGAGTAATTTTAAGTTCAGTACCTCTGGTTCCATCTCTGTTATATAATGTTGGAAAGCTACTTGGTCGTATGAGTAAGTTATTACAG AATTTCTCTCATCCGTTTTTCCAAAATAGACCTCAAGTTATTTGGAATCTGGAGAAACTACCTATACTGACTAAATACCTAGAGTTTATCGAAATTGAAAACGATCGAATGCTAGTCGAAGAGGTCATTGAAACTTTCAAAAAGGAAATTCTTCCAAATATCTCAAAATATCAGAAAG GTCATACCCATGGTGACTACAGTCATATGAATATCATAGTTAGAAAGAAACATGAGGAAGTCGAGTCACTGCATTGCAACGAAAAACTTTGTTCGGTGAACATTAATGATACGGCTGGAAAAATACCTTCGTCACCGTACGGCGTGTCTGGTATTATCGATTTTGGTCACACAAGATACTCGTACATAGTTCATGATGTTGCAATTTCTATTGCTTACATCTCACTGGAGAGCAAAATCATTGATTCATTAGATGTTGGTGGTCACATTTTAGCTGGTTACTTTTCGGAGATCAAATTGAATTCAGAGGAACTTGACGCTTTACCTGTTTTGATATGTGGTCGCCTTGCTAAGTCATTGACTATTGGAAGGTACGTATATCAACAAGATACTACAAACTTGTATCCACTGAGAACTTCTGCTCAAGGTTGGCCATTGATTCGTAAAATCTGGAAGACACCAAAAGAAGTCCTTTTGAAGAGATGGAATGAGATTATAAGCTCATATGGTGAAAATTAA